From one Dermatophagoides farinae isolate YC_2012a unplaced genomic scaffold, ASM2471394v1 contig3, whole genome shotgun sequence genomic stretch:
- the LOC142597990 gene encoding uncharacterized protein LOC142597990, translating into MNVISSKECREKFINFFTAREHMFYPSSPISIESDKTLLFVNAGMCQFKDIFLGKLALGSELRKLKRVANSQKCIRAGGKHNDLEDVGKDVYHHTFFEMLGNWSFRDYFKEEAIRLAWECFTQEFGIKPERLYVTYFEGDEKQNLKPDLETKQIWLKYLPEDHIIPGSAADNFWEMGDVGPCGPCTEIHYDRIGDRNAANLVNKDDPNVLEIWNLVFMQMNREANGQLTELPGRCVDTGMGLERLLSILNNVTSNYDTDLFIPIFEKIFSLCSNLAHKYSGAIGDEKNAEIDIAYRIVADHMRAVVVAISDGVLPSNEGRGYVIRRILRRAVYAGQKLSNSNVPWLYELVDTISDILGCAFPNLIKTKDNICKIVLEEEKQFLKTLSIGLKLFNNSVDKLATNVLDGKTLFSLFTTYGFPIDLSINLCKEKGIVPNLDEFHKEMALHVQVSNAKSFAAAEELIKPETLHFLSEQLQIPPTDDSFKYDVNEHNTVMENAKLLAILKNGNLCNVAKKSDEAYWFVFDKTNFYAESGGQLSDMGNCRSTSALATIENVLLHGSFVLHKILVTDATFETGNLYSLTVDYERRFQLSSHHSATHVLNNALRQVLTYPFEQKGSLVEPNRLKFDYDAYEPFSDAAVKKLENEMQKMIDAELDVFTEEDEKNKVINIPGLRCVFGEKYPEIVRVVSIGATLSELLNDNISAFSYSAELCGGTHVKNTRELSRIVLTNEESVSKGIRRITAVCGKAAQDAIDLHEQLTNDISTIKSNKNIQNEDTLKFRTAYSEKLAELSQFETIGL; encoded by the exons ATGAATGTGATTTCAAGCAAGGAATGTcgtgaaaaattcataaactTTTTCACAGCGAGAGAACACATGTTCTATCCTTCTTCGCCAATAAGCATAGAATCTGACAAGACTCTCCTTTTCGTAAACGCAGGAATGTGCCAATTCAAAGACATTTTTCTCGGAAAACTTGCATTAGGGTCTGAGTTGAGAAAATTGAAGCGGGTGGCAAATTCACAGAAATGCATTCGCGCTGGTGGAAAACACAACGACTTGGAAGATGTTGGAAAAGACGTTTACCACCACACTTTTTTCGAGATGTTGGGAAACTGGTCTTTTAGAGACTACTTCAAAGAGGAAGCCATTCGTCTCGCCTGGGAGTGTTTTACACAAGAGTTTGGAATCAAACCTGAACGGCTTTACGTAACTTACTTTGAAGGagacgaaaaacaaaacttaaAACCTGACCTCGAAACCAAACAAATTTGGCTTAAATACCTTCCTGAAGATCACATTATCCCCGGATCTGCTGCGGACAATTTCTGGGAAATGGGCGACGTTGGTCCCTGTGGCCCGTGCACAGAAATTCACTACGATAGAATCGGCGACCGGAACGCGGCGAATTTGGTGAACAAAGACGACCCTAACGTATTGGAAATTTGGAACCTAGTATTTATGCAAATGAACCGAGAAGCGAACGGACAACTGACTGAACTTCCTGGCAGATGCGTCGATACGGGTATGGGGTTGGAACGACTACTGAGCATATTAAATAACGTTACGAGCAACTACGACACCGACTTGTTTATACCGATTTTCGAGAAAATCTTTTCCTTGTGTTCCAACTTAGCTCATAAATACAGCGGAGCAATAGGCGACGAAAAAAACGCCGAAATCGACATCGCTTACAGAATAGTTGCAGATCACATGCgagctgttgttgtcgccATATCGGACGGCGTTCTGCCTTCAAACGAAGGAAGAGGATACGTCATAAGACGTATTTTGAGAAGAGCTGTTTATGCTGGACAAAAACTCTCAAACTCAAACGTACCATGGCTGTACGAATTAGTCGACACGATTTCTGATATCCTGGGTTGTGCTTTTCCCAATTTAATAAAAACCAAAGATAATATATGTAAAATAGTCttggaagaagaaaaacaattctTAAAGACGCTTTCTATCGGGTTAAAGCTTTTCAACAATTCCGTTGACAAACTCGCGACAAACGTCCTAGATGGCAAAACACTTTTTAGTTTGTTCACGACTTACGGTTTCCCAATCGACCTTTCTATCAACCTTTGTAAGGAAAAGGGAATTGTACCGAACCTTGATGAATTCCACAAGGAAATGGCGCTACATGTGCAAGTTAGCAACGCCAAGAGTTTCGCTGCTGCTGAAGAACTGATCAAACCAGAAACCCTACACTTTTTAAGTGAACAACTGCAAATCCCCCCCACTGATGACTCTTTCAAGTACGACGTAAACGAACACAACACTGTTATGGAAAACGCCAAGTTATTGgctattttgaaaaatggaaatttgtGCAACGTTGCAAAAAAATCCGACGAAGCCTATTGGTTTGTATTTGACAAAACCAATTTCTACGCTGAAAGTGGTGGACAATTATCAGATATGGGTAATTGTCGTTCTACCAGTGCTTTAGCCACCATTGAAAACGTTCTGCTACACGGATCGTTTGTTTTACACAAGATTCTGGTGACTGACGCGACTTTTGAAACTGGAAACCTCTATTCTTTGACTGTCGACTACGAACGACGTTTCCAGCTTTCCTCTCACCATAGTGCAACTCACGTACTTAACAACGCGTTGCGCCAAGTGCTAACCTACCCTTTTGAACAGAAAGGAAGTTTAGTAGAGCCTAACCGGCTTAAGTTCGATTACGATGCTTACGAACCTTTTTCAGACGCAGCTGTAaagaaattggaaaatgaaatgcaaaAGATGATTGACGCTGAACTAGATGTCTTCACTGAGGAagatgagaaaaataaagttATCAACATTCCAGGACTTCGATGCGTCTTTGGAGAAAAGTATCCCGAAATAGTTCGTGTTGTTTCAATCGGCGCCACACTGAGTGAACTTTTAAACGACAATATATCTGCTTTTTCTTACTCCGCCGAACTTTGCGGAGGAACTCATGTCAAAAACACACGAGAATTGTCACGCATCGTTTTAACAAATGAAGAAAGCGTTTCTAAAGGAATTAGAAGAATAACAGCTGTTTGTGGAAAAGCTGCTCAAGACGCCATAGACCTTCACGAACAATTAACGAATGATATTTCAACCATTAAATCTAATAAAAACATACAAAACGAGGATACACTCAAGTTCAGAACCGCATATTCTGAAAAACTCG CGGAATTATCGCAATTTGAAACAATCGGcctttga
- the LOC142597991 gene encoding putative E3 ubiquitin-protein ligase HECTD2 → MLSVALNIFIKYNMRNCNQFVPIPKICVRRSNLIEDALNSFLNENWDLKSPIASFLTQSRLVVEFLGEVGVDSGGLRREFFSLLVDELLNCEYGLFKLCSRDTAYWLTGYELGFAIQTELIGFVIGLALLNGDTLKVPFPKVFFRKLLSSNRNLLKSTIFKNYQSSSEQHIMFKPVTYTNFIVQKVMEKDQLILRSNYNPDLTKFIYLRQIDKVYKSLTQLPEYTPTLQDLEEIEPEIADSIYKLYLMSCDSNIANLNLTFSVTKDCLGEFQEIPLKDKNGNEYSMEKLVTNQNVLEYIEALLNYYLIYNIETQFDNFYLGFHRACACSLFMHLTPEQLAFTLNGIEGEIDVNHLEKVTQYLNGYDEHSQVIKWFWVCFRMLSSSDKKKLLMFITGSERIPLGGPEALELKITNPGGSSDRLPWAHTCEKILLLPNYPSYELLSDKLRIAIEHNRGFGLY, encoded by the coding sequence ATGTTATCAGTTGCTCtaaatatatttataaaataTAATATGCGCAATTGCAATCAATTTGTGCCGATTCCTAAGATTTGTGTCCGAAGATCAAACCTCATTGAGGACGCTCTGAACAGTTTTTTAAACGAAAATTGGGATTTAAAAAGTCCCATAGCGTCATTTTTAACACAAAGTCGCTTAGTTGTGGAATTTTTAGGTGAAGTTGGGGTGGATTCTGGAGGATTACGACGTGAATTTTTTAGTTTATTAGTTGACGAACTGTTGAATTGTGAATATGGACTATTCAAGCTTTGTTCTAGAGACACAGCGTACTGGTTAACGGGGTATGAATTAGGATTTGCCATTCAAACTGAGTTAATTGGATTTGTTATCGGTTTAGCTTTATTAAATGGTGACACGTTGAAAGTTCCTTTCcctaaagttttttttagaaaattaCTGTCATCAAACCGAAACTTATTAAAATCGACTATTTTTAAAAACTATCAATCTAGTAGCGAACAACACATTATGTTTAAACCAGTAACATACACAAATTTTATAGTTCAGAAAGTTATGGAGAAAGATCAGCTCATACTACGTAGCAATTACAACCCAGAtttaacaaaatttatttatttgcgACAAATAGATAAGGTGTACAAAAGCCTCACTCAGCTTCCAGAATACACACCCACTCTGCAAGATCTAGAAGAAATTGAACCAGAAATTGCGGATAGCATATACAAGCTTTACCTCATGTCATGTGATTCAAACATAGCTAACTTAAATTTAACATTTTCCGTCACCAAAGACTGTTTAGGTGAGTTTCAAGAAATTCCGTTAAAGGATAAAAACGGTAATGAATATTCTATGGAGAAACTTGTAACCAATCAAAATGTATTGGAATACATAGAAGCGTTATTGAACTATTATTTGATATACAACATTGAAACCCAATTTGACAACTTTTATCTCGGCTTCCATCGAGCTTGTGCTTGTTCACTTTTTATGCATTTGACTCCAGAACAATTAGCTTTTACACTAAACGGAATCGAAGGTGAAATCGATGTAAACCACTTAGAAAAAGTTACACAATATTTAAACGGATATGATGAACACAGTCAAGTTATCAAGTGGTTTTGGGTTTGTTTTAGAATGCTAAGTTCctcagacaaaaaaaaactattgatGTTTATCACAGGTTCAGAACGAATTCCATTGGGTGGACCAGAAGCGCTTGAACTTAAAATTACCAACCCTGGTGGTTCGTCCGACCGGCTTCCCTGGGCTCACACCTGcgagaaaattttgttattgcCTAATTATCCCAGCTATGAGTTACTCAGTGATAAGTTACGAATAGCAATAGAACATAACAGAGGCTTTGGCCtgtattaa